In Methanocaldococcus sp. FS406-22, the genomic stretch TAACCTAATTTCTGGAGTATCTTCAATGGAAACAATTTTCATCTGTGGAGGGATAAAAAGGGAGAAAGCATTCAACAATGTAGTTTTTCCAGTAGCAACTTCTCCAGCAACCATAACTGAATTTTTATATTCAATAAGTAACCAAAGATATGCAAGCATCTCTGGAGAAATACTGCCATATCTTATTAAATCTGTTGGTAGTATAGGAGTGTGGGTAAATTTCCTTATTGTAAATGTCGAACCGTATCTTGATATGTCCTTTCCAAGAGTTACATTTAATCTGCTACCATCAGGAAGAGAACCATCAACTATTGGATTAGCTAAAGTTAAAGATTTTCCACATCTTTGAGCCAAGGATATACAAAATGAATCCAACTCTTCATCAGTTTCAAATTTTATATTCGTCTTTAAATGCTCATATTTTCTGTGAAATACATATACTGGTTTTCCAACTCCAGTACAACTAATATCTTCTAAGTTTTTGTCTTTCATAAGAACATCTATCTTCCCATATCCAATGAGATATTTAACTAAATAGTAAATTAGCTTATGTCTTGTTACCTCATCCAATGTTAATTTTAAATCATCGAAGATTTCATTAATCCTTTCTTTTAAATACTCTTCTAACTTTTCTTTTTCTATCTCTTCAACTGGGATGTCTAATAATACTTGCACGACTTTTCTTAATTTTAGAAATAATTCTATTTCTTCTTTGGTTAAAATTGGTTCAATAACAATATATTTTTTTAATTTTTCCACCCTATCATAACCAATTACAACATCAGCCATACCAATTGTCATTTTTTCATAGATTTCAAGGTTTTTAATTTCTTCATAAACTTCTTTTAGTAGGTTTATATAATTCTCATCTCCCTTTTCATCTTTTTTTGCATCTTTTTCCAACTTAAAAATTCTTTTGATATTATTGATATTAAAATCAATCTTTATGTTTTTCTCTGAACCCTTACTAACTAATTTTTTTAGAGCTTTTATTTCCATAATTATCACTTTACATAAATCATGTAGGTGTTATTAACTTTTTCACATGAGATTTTGGAAATTTCAGAAAGCTTATTTTTTGCAAATTGGATGTTGTTGCTAAACTTATGAACATAGGTTTTATTTTGGAAAATTATGGTAAATGAATTATTTTCAAATACAACCTTACAATTTAGCTTTATTTTTTTGTATAGCGTTATATTTCCCTCATTTGCCAAAACTACTGCATTCATGACTTCTGAGGATATTTCCCTATCTACTTTATTGATATACCTATACTCCCCAACTTCAGCTAGCTCATAATAAATTGTAGAGGCAAATAGAATAACTAAAACTGAAACTCCCATGAGAAGGATAGCTTTTACAACAATATGCATATTTATCCCATTAATATATCATAGACATAAACTTTTGAGCGATTAACGTAGTAGTATCTTATGTTGTTGGAGTAGTTTATTGTTACATTTCCTCCAAAATCATAAATCGATGAATTTATATATTTTATATAATAAACATCTGAATATGGGGCTGAAATGTTATAAATAAAGATATATAATGTCCCTCTTTCAAGATAAACATCATAATCAATTCCTTCAATAGTAGTTACCTTAAATGATACATAATCTGTTCCATTGGAGATTTTAACACTCTGTTCTTTTAAAATAATCTTAGTTTCATCAAATGTTCTTTCTGAATTTACTCCACTACATATCACGTCATTTATTAAGTTTTTTATAATTTCAATGTTCTTTTCCTCTTTTTCTTTTGAAACATGACTTAAAGTTGTGTCTATTATATTATTTCCCCATTCATACGCAATAATGGAGAATGCAAAAAGAGTTGTTATAACTAAAATAGTGGATATGTAGGTGTTCATCTTCTTCCCCTTCTACTTAAATAGATAGCTAATCCTATCATTCCAAAGCCAATGATAATTCCAATAAAACACAGCAAATATCCAGTTATAGGCTTTGTGGAGTTTTCAGAGTTTTCTTCTCCCAATACTATTACATCGTTAAGTGTTGAATCATAAAGTTTTACATACAAATATGGTTCTTCTAAGTAGGCAGTTTTATTTGAGATAAAAACATTATATCTTTTTTTAAATGTAAATGTCCCTTTTGGATTTTTGATAATGTAGGAGGTTTCATTTTCATTAATTGATGTGACGTTCATAATAGAGTATCCACAAAACTTAGATGCATTAAAGAATTTTGTATAGTAAATATTACAAATTGAAGAAATATCATCCAAATAAATCAAACTTATGACTTTTTTATCTGTTTTATTATACTCCAAGATATATTTTCCATTTGTCTCAGCCAACTTATCTTCTGCCATTATAGCTATTTTTACATCAGATGGCGGGATTCTCATTCTGATTGGTCCTCCAAGGGAGCCTATATAATCTTCAAGTTGTGGAATTGTTATGTTTATTGTATTATTGACTTTTTCAAGAGTAAAGTTGTAGTAAAATACAACAGAATTTGAGGAATTGCTGTATAACAGATTAGAGTAGTTGTATCCATATATTTTCTCATACAAAATGATTCCAGCAGATTTTACATAATAAGGGTTGTTTGTTCCATTTATTATGTCTTTAACATAGGCAGTATTGTTTTTTACTGTAATATACAGTATTTCGTTGTAGTTTATACTTTCATAAGGGACACTTACACTTGAAGTGTTCTTATAGGTTGTATTTGAGATATCTGAAATATTCTCGGCATAAATAAAAGATAATCCAAAAACACATAAAATTAATAAACCAATTATCTTTTTCATAGTCTTCCCTCCTATTAGCTAATTTCAAATGTTATTTTTTTCTCAACATCTCCATACTTCGTTGAAGCAACAATCTTAAATATTATTGTATTTGGAACTTTTGTATTATTTATTAGGATGTAGTAGCTTATACTTTTCTTAGAATCTCCTTTCAGTAAAAAACTCTTTGTTGGGCAGTTTAAATCAATTAAATCGAGTAAATTTGAGGTGTTTAGTGCATTTCCGTTAGATGCAGCAGCATAATATAACTTTCCATTTTCATCATAAAATTTCATTGAAGAGTAATATGTTGTTCCATTAAAATAAACATAATATCCACTATAATTGTAAGGATTTCCATCCCTATCCAATAACAGGCTGTTATTGTTCTCATCTATATTTACTGATGCCCATGAAACATTTGGAGTTAGGCAATATATTCTTGTATTCACAATTAAATCGTCTTTAATATTATTAATGAACTCTAATCTTATCGTTTCTATAAACCTTTCTTCCGGATTATTTGTTATCTGATTATCTCCATTTAAGTCAAGGTTTGTAAAATAGTAGGTATCAATCGTGGAAATTTCTATAGGCTTTATAACCTCTCCTATGGATGATGTTATTGTAGGGGTTATTTTTTCGGTTGCATCATTAAATACGTTGTTGCTCCATAGATAATACGCAGTGCCGATAACTATCGCTGTTCCTATTAATAACAACATAGTTATTATTAGAGACATTCCAGAGTTGTTCATATAACCACCATTAAGTTTATGTAGGTAGTTGTGTATATCTATTACAGGCAATATTTGTGATAAAATAAACTTTATGATATTTAAGATTATCCTTATCTATATTTTATAGAACAACTTTTGACATCATCCATAAAAACGTTTCACCATAATTTATGAATTATGTAATGACATTTCTATCGATATTAATAATAATATTTATACTTTTATTATGATATATACCTTTTCGTAGATTGGGTGTTAAAATATGAAACTTAAATTCATAATTTTATTATTTGCATTATGCTTAGCAATATTTACAGTAAACGGGTTGGAAATAAAGGATGTCGATTACTACGACAGTTCTCAATATTTGGTGATAACTGTAAGTAATCCAGATAACAATATAAATGCAAATATATCAATAATTGGGTATATAAATAACAAAATAGATACACAAATCTGCTTATATAATTACACTATTCCAAAAGAAAGTATCTATTTTATAAGTAAAAAAGTAATATTTAAAGAAAAAGGGATGCATATTATACAAATATTAATTAAAGATTCCAAAGGAAACGTATATGTTTTTTCTAAAAAAATTAACATAACTTGGGCATATAATAGTAAAGTCCCAGTATATCCTGAAGAAATTCCAACTCCTATAATTGAAATAGAAGGCATATCTTTTGGAATATCTCCTACATATAATGAGCTTCCATTCTATGACATAATGTATGTTACTGTAAGGAATAATGACATAATTCCACATTATGTAAATGTATATGTCAGTGGTAGTGTTATTGGAAAAGAGTATGCTGTTCAAAATGATAAAATAGTGGAAATCAATTATCAAAATAACTCAGCATTAATTTCATGGTCACCACATGTTTATGTTCCACCAAAATCTAAAGTGGTTGTTCCTCTTAAAGTAAATTTTGAGTATTCAGGAGAATACAAAATTATAGTTAAAGCTACTGATGAAAACAATAATCACATAGAAAAAACTATAGAAAATACATCTCCAGAGCTTGTAAGCCTTACAAATAATACGGATGTAAAAATTTATAAAATAAACATTCAAAATCCCTTAGATGTTTATGATATTGAATGTGAAAATGGTTATGAAGATTATTGTTACTCAAACTGGTTTGATATTAAAGTAAATAATACAGTTGATTACGATGTGTATGGAACGTTGCGAATATTCTTATGTGAAAAAGAAGGAAATTATTACAAGATTTTTGATAATGTTACGATATCAAAATATTTTCTTGGAAGAGGTCTTGGAGAAGGATACGTTATTCCAATTAAATTAGACACGTCAAAACTAAACCCTTATAATAAAAATTTTGTAGTATTTGTTTTGTATAATACAGGTGGATTCAAAAGCTATTTTTATAAAACATTTAAAAAACCTATAACAATCAATGGATTAGAAGTAAAAAACTATCCTAAGCATTACTATTTTGTTGATGAAAATATCTATTATGATGTCTATGTTAATATAACTAACAATTTAAGTAAACGTATATATGCGAATATCTCAATAACAGACATCTATAACAAAACATATTCTATGGAAGTAAAACTTAATAGAAGTTATAACATAGTTAAATTTAGAGGGTTAAAGATTAATGCAAAAGAGTTATCTCATAATGGAAAAATTAGACTGAAATTTATAATCACTGCTATTACTCCACCTTACGAAAAATATTACATAATAAAAAAGAATGAAACTCCAGAACTGTCTTTGATACCTACTCCTCCAGTCTGTGTTCAAGATAATTTAAATGATGAAATATTTGCTGGATACTATCAAAATATTTCATTTGTTCTTAAAAAACTTGTTGGAAAAACAGTTTATGCAAGGGTATATATAACAGTCCCCAAAGAAATAAAAAATTCAGCATTTTTTGATGAAAAATATTTAAAAATTGGAACAATGAAGGAGATTCCTGTAAATATAAAAACCATATTTTTAAAAGAGTATAATGGTCCAATATATATTCATGTAGATACAGAGGGAGGAGTTAGAGAGTGTGTTGTAACGAGAATTATTAAAGTAAGGCCAATAGTCTCTTGTTATGATGTATATTTAAATAATTATTCAGTCTATATAAAAATAAGGAATAGAACACAGGGTTTTGTTAGTAATGAACCTATTGTAGGATATCCTGTCAATGTTACAGTATATTTAAAGAGTGCTGTTCCAAATTTGAAGGGTATTGAGATATGGGCTGTTGCAATGGATAAAAATGGAAAATTAATAAACTGTAGTAAAAAAAAGAAAATTAACATTTATGGAACTTACAAAAAGGTCAATATTAGCGTTTTATTTAATGATTCATTAGAAGGTTATCTAATAATATACGCAAAGACGGGTGAAGTAGTTATCCCACTGTATTATGAGCCAATTTTAGTTACGTACCCTGTAAAATTTAACTTAAAATATAACGTTTCTTATCCGTGGGCAAAATTAATTCTATCTCATAACTATCCCGTTCCAATAAAGGTTACCGCCACAGTGGGGAAATTTTCAAAAAACATAACAATATATCCATTTAAAGAAGAAACAGTTCCATTTTATGTTGGAAAAAATAGGGATAACATAACAGTAAGTATTGAAGTGTTAAATAATATTTCAACAATAAAAAAGTTTAAAAAGACATTTTATTTTAGAAAATATGCGTTTATTAACATAAGTAATAATTCTGCAAATAATGAGACTATAATTAAAAACATAATCAAAACTCTTAATATCACAAATGCAAGTAAAAGTGAAAATAGTACAACACAAATTCAAAAGAATAAAACAAATAGAACTAAGAATACTATAACTCCTCCACCAAATATTGTAACAGAAAACACATCTCCTAAAAAATATAACATATCTAAAGAAGAGTGGGAATTATTCTGCAATATTACTGGAATCACCGCTCTTAAAGAGTTCATATTCACACTTAAAGGTTTATTATATTTAATATTAATTGGATTAATTATAATTGCGATAGTTTCTTTAATATACGAACCTACACGTTCAAAAATACTCTCTATCATTGCATTCATTCTCTACAAATTAAAGGGTACTCATGAAAAACATGAGAAACCAGAAACTATAAAATTACCAGAACCTCCAAGAGTTTATGTATTTGATGTAATTTATTTATTGGGAGACACTGTAAAGATGGAGATATACTCTGAAGTGGATGTTAGCAAGGATGTGTATATACTATCTCCAACAAATAAGAAATATAGAATAGAAATAATAAAAACTGAAAAGAATAAATACCTTGGGATATTTAAAATACCAGAAAACGAAGTTCCAGGACAATATTTCATTGTGTATAAGCCAGAAAATTTATCAATTGGTGGATTTTTGGTAGTTGATATTAAAAAGAATATGTAATTTATTATTCCAATTTTATTCTTTTACTTGCTCTTCTATCTGCCCAGCATTGAATACAAATTCCCACTGGTAGAGAAGCTGTGTGACAGCCAGCAACTTCAATAAAAACGTCTAAGGCAGTTATATCTCCACCTAAACCCATTGCCCCAATTCCTAAACTATTTATCTTCTCTAACAACTCTTTTTCAAGATTAGCTATTTCTTTATCTTTGTGTCTCTCTCCTATTTTTCTTAGCAGTGCTTTTTTAGCTAATTTTAATGCTACATCAGCAGTTCCACCAATGCCTATTCCAACAACTATTGGTGGGCATGGTTTTCCTCCAGCATTTGCTACAGTTTCTAAAACAAAATTTTTTATTCCCTCTATTCCATCAGATGGCTTTAACATTTTTAAAGCACTCATGTTCTCGCTACCCGCCCCTTTTGGGAAAGCAATTATTTCAATCTCCCTATCTAAGCTTTCATCAAACTCTATATTGATAAATGGGGCACCTAAACCAACATTTGTTTTAAAATTCTCCCTTGTTAAAGGATGAACTACATTGGGCCTTAAAGGAATCTCTTCTGTTGCTCTTTTTACACCTTCTTTTATTTCCTCAATGATTTTCATTATTTCAGAGGAATTTATATTCTTTCCAATTTTTAAAAATATTATCGGAACTCCAGTATCTTGACATAAAGGGACGTGTTTCTCTTCAGCTATTTCATTGTTTTCTATGATTGCCTTTAAAGTATTTTTTGATATCTCACTACTTTCTTTTTTATAACCTTCTTCTAATGCATTTTTTACATCTTTTGGTAAGTAGATAACTGCCTCTCTAAACAGTTCAACAACTACATCAGATATTTTCATTCTTTCACCAAATCATGTTTTTTATATTCTATTTTGAATTTTTCATAATAATATTTTATATCCTCTTCAATAACTCTTTTGGATAATCTAACAATGTTTTTTCCAACTCTTTTGTTGTCAATCCAGCCCCTAAACCAACTTTTTTTGCAAACTCAACATCAATTAAATCCTCTGGAGCGTGAGTATCTGTATTTATCAAAGTTTTTAATCCAAACTCTCTCGCAATATTGGCAACATGGCCGTTTGTTATATTATGCCCCCTTCTCGAGGTTATTTCAACGAATATATCATTCTCCTTCAAATTTTCAGCAGTTTCTTTATCAATAAAGCCGGGATGAGCTAAAATATCAACATCTTCAGATATTGATGCATAGTAATTAGTTTTTTCTTCAACCGGCTCAACTACTGTCTCTCCATGAACAACTACAATCTCAGCCCCTAAATCTTTAGCCTTTTTAGCCATCTTTGGGATTGACTTTGGTGGGATGTGAGTTAGCTCAACACCAACAATAACTATAATGTCATCCCAGTATTTTTTTAATTCCTCTTTAGCAATAGTGGTTTTTTCAATCAACTCTTTATAATTGCTGAAATCAGCATGGTCTGTTATGGCTATAGCTTTATGCTTTAAAACTCTTGCCCTTCTAACTAATTCAGCAGGAATTAACTCTCCATCACTAAAAATTGTATGTGTATGAAAATCAAATCTCAAAATATCACCCCATTAAATTATAAAAATCTCTAATCATCATTAAATCATCCTCTAAGCCTCTCCCCTTTGTAGTTAAGTAGTTTCCAACCATTAAACCATCTAAGGCCATTAAAGCATAGGATTGAAAGTCCCTTAGGTTATATATCCTTCCACCAGCTAATCTAATCTCTGCATAAGGTAGAATTATCTTATAAATTGCTATCGATTTTAAAGCATCTGAAATGCTTATTGGCTTAATTTCTCCATTTTTTATTTTTTGATAGGCCTTAGTTCCTTCAATTGGATGTAGAATGTTTATTGGAACACTATCAACTCCCAACTCTTTAAGTTCAAAAGCCATTTTTATTCTCTCCTCTGCACTCTCTCCAAGTCCAAATATTCCTCCACTGCAAACCTCTAAGCCAAGTTTTTTAGCCTCTTTAATAACCTTTACTTTATCATCATAGCTGTGGGTTGAGCAGATATTTTTAAAGTAGTTTTTTGATGTTTCTAAGTTATTGTGCAATCTTACATCTAATTTTTTTAGTTCTTTTAATTTTTCTCTATCCAACAATCCCAAGGAACAGCACACCTTTAAATTTGTCTCCTCCTTTATAAGCTCTATAGCTTCGACAATTTTAACGAATTCATCATCATTAATTTTTTTACCGCTCGTTACTATGCTGAATCTCTCAACTATGCCATCAAATGTTTTAGCATATTCTAAAATCTCATTTTTAGACTTTAATGGATATATTGGAATATTGCATTTGTTATGAATAGATTGAGAGCAGAAAATACAATCCTCTGGACATTTTCCACTTTTGGCATTTATTATAGCACACAATTTAATTTTGTTATTTATTTTATTTTTTATTTTAAAGGCCAAATACAGCAAATCTATGGTGTTGAAGTTGTTATATAGATAGATAGCATCATCAAAATCTATTTTGTTCTTTAGAGATTTTTCTAAAAAACTCTCAATATCTATCAAACTCTCACCTTTCATATCAATAAACAAGATTGCTTTTAAAAACTTATATGTTTTAGTTTTGATATTGTTTATGTGGTGATTGTTATGTATAGTATAAAGATGAGGGCATCGAAGAATGGAAAACACATCTCTGGAGCAGAGAGGATTGTGAATAAAGATGAGATTGAAGATGTTGCGAGGGAGTTAATTAAAAGGGCTTTAACTCATGAAAATGGGACTCCAGATTTTATAAATATAAAGATTGAAGAGATTAAGGAAGATATAGAGTATATCGACCACTTACCAATAAAAACAATTCATTGCAAAAACAAAGAAGAGGCAAGAGAAAAGGCAAGGGAAATATTGAGAAATGAAGGCATCCCAGATAAGGTTATAGATTATGCTTATGAAATTATTGATAAAGGAGGGATGAGGGGAGCTGCAATATTAAATTTAAAAGGAGAGAGGTTAGAGCCAGATAAAGAAAGAGGTGTTAGAGTTAAAAACATAGATACAACAAAAGAATTAAAGGAGAAGATTTTAAAAGAAAAATTAGGAACAGAGAGGACAGTTGATGCCATTGCTATAGCATCTAAGGTTATTCATTTGGGTGTTATAGCAGAGTTATGCACTTCAGATAACAAAAGCTACACAACTGGCTACGTTGCAACTAAAAGAGGATATTTCAGGATTACAAATTTAAAGAAAGAAGGGGAAAGTGGAGGAAGAGTATTTTTTGTTAAAAATGATGTAAATATAGAGGATTTAATAGATAAATTAGAAAACAAGCCATTCATTATAAAATAAAAAGGGATT encodes the following:
- the bioB gene encoding biotin synthase BioB — translated: MKGESLIDIESFLEKSLKNKIDFDDAIYLYNNFNTIDLLYLAFKIKNKINNKIKLCAIINAKSGKCPEDCIFCSQSIHNKCNIPIYPLKSKNEILEYAKTFDGIVERFSIVTSGKKINDDEFVKIVEAIELIKEETNLKVCCSLGLLDREKLKELKKLDVRLHNNLETSKNYFKNICSTHSYDDKVKVIKEAKKLGLEVCSGGIFGLGESAEERIKMAFELKELGVDSVPINILHPIEGTKAYQKIKNGEIKPISISDALKSIAIYKIILPYAEIRLAGGRIYNLRDFQSYALMALDGLMVGNYLTTKGRGLEDDLMMIRDFYNLMG
- a CDS encoding 6-carboxyhexanoate--CoA ligase codes for the protein MYSIKMRASKNGKHISGAERIVNKDEIEDVARELIKRALTHENGTPDFINIKIEEIKEDIEYIDHLPIKTIHCKNKEEAREKAREILRNEGIPDKVIDYAYEIIDKGGMRGAAILNLKGERLEPDKERGVRVKNIDTTKELKEKILKEKLGTERTVDAIAIASKVIHLGVIAELCTSDNKSYTTGYVATKRGYFRITNLKKEGESGGRVFFVKNDVNIEDLIDKLENKPFIIK
- a CDS encoding histidinol phosphate phosphatase domain-containing protein; translated protein: MRFDFHTHTIFSDGELIPAELVRRARVLKHKAIAITDHADFSNYKELIEKTTIAKEELKKYWDDIIVIVGVELTHIPPKSIPKMAKKAKDLGAEIVVVHGETVVEPVEEKTNYYASISEDVDILAHPGFIDKETAENLKENDIFVEITSRRGHNITNGHVANIAREFGLKTLINTDTHAPEDLIDVEFAKKVGLGAGLTTKELEKTLLDYPKELLKRI
- a CDS encoding type II/IV secretion system ATPase subunit, which codes for MEIKALKKLVSKGSEKNIKIDFNINNIKRIFKLEKDAKKDEKGDENYINLLKEVYEEIKNLEIYEKMTIGMADVVIGYDRVEKLKKYIVIEPILTKEEIELFLKLRKVVQVLLDIPVEEIEKEKLEEYLKERINEIFDDLKLTLDEVTRHKLIYYLVKYLIGYGKIDVLMKDKNLEDISCTGVGKPVYVFHRKYEHLKTNIKFETDEELDSFCISLAQRCGKSLTLANPIVDGSLPDGSRLNVTLGKDISRYGSTFTIRKFTHTPILPTDLIRYGSISPEMLAYLWLLIEYKNSVMVAGEVATGKTTLLNAFSLFIPPQMKIVSIEDTPEIRLYHENWIAGTTRGGFGGKEYEITMMDLLKAALRQRPDYLIVGEVRGEEAKILFQAITTGHLALSTIHAKSPEAVIRRLNAEPMNIPKIMLEQLNAICMQVRLIYKGKFVRRTKSITEIVEYDPKIDDIILHDVFWWNPEEDTFEFSGKSYLLRRIAEFIGISEKEIINELYNRAEFLRNLCETRPNFEEFVKKICEYKKYHKGD
- a CDS encoding fumarate hydratase, encoding MKISDVVVELFREAVIYLPKDVKNALEEGYKKESSEISKNTLKAIIENNEIAEEKHVPLCQDTGVPIIFLKIGKNINSSEIMKIIEEIKEGVKRATEEIPLRPNVVHPLTRENFKTNVGLGAPFINIEFDESLDREIEIIAFPKGAGSENMSALKMLKPSDGIEGIKNFVLETVANAGGKPCPPIVVGIGIGGTADVALKLAKKALLRKIGERHKDKEIANLEKELLEKINSLGIGAMGLGGDITALDVFIEVAGCHTASLPVGICIQCWADRRASKRIKLE